The following proteins come from a genomic window of Bactrocera tryoni isolate S06 chromosome 1, CSIRO_BtryS06_freeze2, whole genome shotgun sequence:
- the LOC120769237 gene encoding rootletin has protein sequence MQAYRDNFKQTPCPASFESSGTSAGRLPFSKSSRNRNAIDKTSGCVGVANPSGAAPSSETGVLTTPRMLSPTQNVEPTSTAALLRQNHELRQRLSDEASSYRRRIDSYKQAQQNQANLVSRLQSKIQQYRQRCSDLEDRMHDSIKHTPVPPCAPKITTGPTSSQVMCSTSMALGQSSLPCSSSLDSPPLTCGRDFIVHEDSGELCRKLEDEHSKCEQLIAQNNTLRQQLEESNRTNEAITNDLQKLTNDFSNLRDELLIKEDEYKEEEQAFKDYYNGEHNRLLKMWREVVAVKRAFKDMQSAMKNEVGKMSLEIGSVTKDVTNSCGGLSFVLQQAKRITDAELCESRRENNDLKSQMATLKVQFESARQEVLERDQRLLDLMNQLKKLEERCAQAESQAMLANRYNDEIERLNNSIREIAQAVVQDAESADREADATEANESMQHMHLTRDSGAGMSVPTKSPRRSSARASQAFAEGTISAVQAALHKYQLALHDMQVKFQNANENLRNTKAQLETNEGTKALLTTKVQQLTEKLDASNSKLSELLKERDSLQKTLEETRQQKQQSEQGRLDLNSAFENLSVDFEKLQIKNGKLQKKIDLLEDDKKAVELEIQRILKDKNILEMNLRSEEDRGSRLREETISLREELNSVSLTRDLLEQQRIESENIINLIEKQKSDLEYDLDKLLLEKCDLQERLDKLSNSSTSTSDELKTLQINLVQTQEERNKLKAEVEEIHKEIASVRKELSSVEKARLELETDNLSYSEKLKCTQLEKEKILQDLACVTRDRGDIHNQLTALCRKKESLNEELMRTRQKLEQTVETNNRLNRNLEEMVKDVEEKQVVIDLHEKETHRLQELLAALRTEKESLEAVLFDTNTQLEATEEKRQQLERDYQEALVREESLKNTVSRLNKELEQCQRRAQETKTQLMNAARAAENDFNQKIANLKAAGEEAAKKHADELYKLKTGLEKRMAQALQALQTAKDDEIEKLQERLEALQAHLESLVQQHEEAMIRAENEKQQALLMAHRDKQALMEKLEGVARELKVEQDGLERLKREHNAHDEKQRNAIAQLKDEISAMRTREEENRMKLEECIRKQEMQITSIKEERDNLNRLAEELKMEIRLKEDKVEGINNELQDALRKTKEGEGYIDSLRNELTDCRRQLADSNIEKDKYSNSNKELRDHVKHVESAKREQARAIEEALQKINTLQETKSSLENERTRLTTILKETENNMSKTVQELNSTKNTLQKTQMDFAQKDEGGKELQNKLVAETESKERSQQELSQIKKQLADLEENLCETRAELGRARCQSNQDEHRFHNREQELLARIEEARGREKRLEDQKHNLEVCLADATQQIQELKARLGGAEGRIRALDEQLACVELHKRDTEHKLSSVAHTLRRIAGIQPDGSVNLSYRLISPTRRYSPIRNGIASSSCHDYDARSTSQCPEVPCDLDPDLVRKGVRNLMHQVAQIEREKDDVKVQLATAKKQLQDAAEQQLRCDGKVGKLQQMLRHLQEEKSNLNTECSMKASALNALEEKFKQKCDECQQMREKITQLEMQLGSCNEENSQIEDRLEKCRSHGSKLENEKRHLQEELAKAEGRAAKLDLQRVAMEGDINRLQMALQEKDCQVRQAQERLDNQNRAMVQLEERCTSLKTTVDQMKDRLQKTAVTETELRGEIKVLNKELSEQGHCSQTNEEKLKLLQKQSQAAENEKRILAERLDNAQGNLNELRRSQQAQLDRIQRLQEQVTDMEVQRSALESQLRIAKWNQETGDSGGITANADKREEEELNRQLKSSQREKSELRNKLQTLQDKVKQLESDRKSKFSGAGGITAYDRAEKTTSFYDSGDYDSNRMENAQGSYSCGLDHAVIEQESRDLRLKVRRLETLLAEKESELARLKARVHDSAKCGEGGLDAERYRSAQLHAEKLLDAREQSHRQQVLRLENQISMLREQLAQEAKRRQQYILRSSKANREMQHLRNTLGDSLRHVSQHPLDPNLLESESRRLDNAVSMSLPPSTCRDYDQ, from the exons ATGCAGGCATACCGTGATAACTTCAAGCAAACCCCTTGCCCAGCTTCGTTTGAGTCAAGCGGTACGTCGGCGGGTCGATTGCCTTTTTCTAAATCAAGTCGCAACCGTAACGCAATAGATAAAACATCTGGTTGTGTTGGTGTTGCCAATCCGAGTGGTGCTGCTCCATCTTCTGAAACCGGTGTATTAACAACACCAAGAATGCTAAGTCCTACACAAAATGTTGAGCCTACATCCACGGCCGCGTTACTGCGACAAAACCATGAGCTGCGTCAACGCCTCTCGGATGAGGCTAGCAGCTATCGACGACGTATTGACTCCTACAAACAGGCGCAGCAAAATCAAGCTAATCTTGTTAGTCGCTTACaatcaaaaatacaacaatatcGACAGCGTTGTAGCGATCTCGAGGATCGAATGCATGATTCGATTAAGCACACACCGGTGCCCCCTTGTGCGCCGAAGATAACCACCGGTCCAACCTCTAGTCAGGTTATG TGTTCAACATCAATGGCTTTAGGTCAATCAAGCCTGCCCTGCTCATCTTCTTTGGACTCGCCGCCTTTAACTTGTGGACGAGACTTTATTGTACACGAAGATAGTGGTGAGCTTTGCCGTAAGCTTGAGGATGAGCATAGCAAATGTGAACAACTCATTGCACAGAATAATACATTGCGACAGCAGTTGGAAGAATCGAATCGCACAAACGAAGCCATAACTAATGATCTACAGAAGCTGACTAACGATTTTTCCAACTTACGAGATGAGTTGCTTATTAAGGAGGACGAATACAAAGAAGAAGAACAG GCCTTCAAGGATTACTACAATGGTGAACACAATCGCCTCTTGAAGATGTGGCGTGAAGTGGTTGCTGTTAAACGTGCTTTCAAAGACATGCAGTCTGCAATGAAAAATGAAGTGGGCAAAATGAGCTTGGAGATAGGTAGCGTTACTAAGGATGTCACGAACTCATGTGGTGGTCTGTCATTTGTCCTACAGCAAGCTAAACGCATAACAGATGCAGAACTTTGTGAGTCTAGACGTGagaataatgatttgaagtctCAAATGGCGACCTTAAAGGTCCAATTCGAAAGCGCACGACAAGAAGTTTTAGAACGGGATCAGAGGTTACTCGACCTAATGAATCAGTTGAAAAAACTTGAAGAACGTTGCGCTCAGGCAGAATCGCAAGCGATGCTGGCCAATCGTTATAACGATGAAATCGAGAGGCTGAACAATTCTATACGTGAAATTGCGCAAGCCGTCGTACAAGACGCCGAAAGTGCCGACCGCGAAGCGGACGCTACAGAGGCGAATGAGTCGATGCAGCACATGCACTTGACGCGTGATAGCGGTGCCGGTATGAGCGTACCAACAAAATCGCCGCGTCGCAGCTCGGCTCGTGCATCGCAAGCTTTTGCTGAAGGCACTATATCAGCAGTACAAGCCGCACTACATAAATATCAATTGGCCTTGCATGATATGCAAGTGAAATTTCAGAATGCTAACGAAAATTTGCGAAATACTAAAGCACAACTCGAAACGAACGAAGGCACGAAAGCACTCTTGACTACGAAGGTACAACAACTTACTGAAAAACTTGACGCCAGCAATTCGAAGCTATCTGAGCTATTAAAAGAAAGAGATAGTTTACAGAAGACGCTCGAGGAGACACGCCAACAGAAACAACAAAGCGAACAAGGACGTCTCGATTTGAATTCAGCC TTTGAAAATCTTAGTGTAGATTTTGAGAAGCTGCAAATAAAGAATGGAAAACTGCAgaagaaaatcgatttacttgAAGATGATAAAAAGGCGGTGGAGCTGGAAATTCAACGGATACTTAAGGACAAAAATATACTCGAAATGAATCTGCG GTCGGAAGAGGATCGCGGCAGCCGTTTGCGTGAGGAGACTATATCATTACGTGAGGAATTAAATAGCGTAAGCCTTACTCGAGATTTGCTTGAACAACAACGTATCGAATCCGAAAATATCATTAACCTAATCGAAAAGCAAAAGTCCGATTTGGAATATGACTTGGATAAGCTCCTTTTAGAAAAATGCGATCTACAAGAAAGGCTGGATAAATTATCGAATAGTAGCACGTCCACCTCCGATGAATTAAAGACAttgcaaattaatttagttCAAACACAAGAAGAGCGCAACAAATTAAAAGCAGAAGTCGAAGAAATCCATAAGGAAATAGCGTCAGTTCGCAAGGAGCTAAGCAGCGTTGAAAAGGCTCGTTTGGAATTGGAAACAGATAACTTGTCATATAGTGAAAAGCTAAAATGTACCCAACTAGAAAAAGAGAAGATTCTGCAAGATCTGGCCTGTGTGACTCGCGATCGCGGTGATATTCATAATCAGTTGACCGCCTTATGTCGCAAGAAAGAATCGCTTAACGAAGAACTAATGCGGACGCGTCAAAAGTTGGAACAAACCGTCGAAACAAATAATCGTTTGAATAGAAATCTAGAAGAAATGGTAAAGGATGTGGAGGAAAAACAGGTCGTTATAGATTTGCATGAGAAGGAAACACATCGGCTACAG GAACTTCTGGCGGCATTACGTACCGAAAAGGAATCTCTTGAAGCTGTGCTCTTCGATACGAATACACAGTTAGAAGCGACTGAGGAGAAGCGTCAACAGCTGGAGCGTGATTACCAGGAAGCACTTGTGCGTGAAGAGTCTTTGAAAAATACCGTTAGTCGTCTCAATAAAGAACTAGAACAATGCCAACGTCGAGCACAAGAAACTAAAACTCAATTAATGAATGCGGCACGAGCCGCTGAAAATGATTTCAATCAAAAGATTGCGAATCTGAAAGCGGCAGGAGAGGAAGCTGCTAAGAAACACGCGGACGAGTTATATAAACTCAAAACAGGGTTGGAAAAGCGCATGGCACAAGCGCTTCAGGCGTTGCAAACAGCAAAGGATGACGAAATAGAAAAGTTACAGGAGCGCTTAGAGGCATTACAAGCCCACTTGGAAAGCTTAGTGCAACAACATGAGGAGGCGATGATACGCGCGGAAAATGAAAAGCAACAAGCTTTGCTAATGG CACATCGCGATAAACAAGCGCTCATGGAAAAGTTAGAAGGAGTCGCGCGAGAATTGAAAGTGGAACAGGATGGACTCGAACGCCTGAAACGTGAACACAATGCGCATGACGAAAAACAACGCAATGCGATTGCGCAGCTAAAGGATGAAATCTCGGCAATGCGTACAAGAGAGGAGGAAAACAG AATGAAACTAGAAGAATGTATAAGGAAACAGGAAATGCAAATAACAAGCATAAAAGAGGAAAGGGATAATCTTAATCGACTTGCGGAAGAGTTAAAAATGGAAATACGTCTAAAAGAAGACAAAGTGGAGGGAATCAACAATGAATTGCAGGACGCATTGAGAAAAACAAAAGAAG GTGAAGGCTATATAGACAGTTTACGCAACGAGCTTACCGATTGTCGCCGCCAATTGGCGGACAGTAATATTGAGAAGGATAAGTATTCCAACAGCAATAAGGAGTTGCGCGATCACGTGAAGCACGTCGAGAGCGCAAAACGTGAACAGGCACGCGCCATCGAAGAAGCTTTACAGAAAATTAATACACTACAAGAAACGAAAAGTTCTCTGGAAAATGAACGTACACGATTAACGACGATTTTAAAGGAGACCGAAAATAATATGAGTAAAACTGTGCAAGAACTCAATTCGACCAAGAATACACTACAAAAGACCCAAATGGATTTCGCACAAAAGGATGAAGGAGGAAAGGAATTGCAGAACAAGTTGGTGGCGGAAACCGAATCGAAGGAGCGCAGTCAGCAGGAACTCAGTCAGATAAAAAAACAG CTTGCCGATCTCGAAGAAAACCTATGCGAAACAAGAGCGGAACTTGGACGCGCTCGTTGTCAGTCCAATCAAGACGAGCATCGTTTTCACAATCGTGAGCAGGAGTTGCTTGCGCGCATTGAAGAGGCACGTGGTAGGGAAAAACGTCTGGAAGATCAGAAACATAATCTCGAAGTATGCCTTGCTGATGCTACACAACAAATACAAGAGTTAAAAGCACGACTAGGTGGTGCCGAAGGACGTATACGCGCACTGGACGAGCAGTTGGCTTGCGTAGAGCTCCACAAACGCGATACAGAGCATAAATTGAGTTCAGTAGCGCACACATTGCGCCGCATTGCCGGCATTCAACCCGACGGTAGTGTCAATCTATCCTATCGTCTCATCAGCCCAACCCGACGTTACAGTCCTATACGGAATGGCATAGCATCATCCAGTTGCCATGACTATGATGCTAGAAGTACGTCCCAATGTCCTGAGGTACCTTGTGATCTAGATCCCGATTTGGTACGTAAAGGAGTGCGCAATCTAATGCATCAAGTGGCACAAATTGAGCGTGAAAAAGATGATGTGAAAGTACAATTGGCGACAGCCAAAAAACAACTACAGGATGCGGCTGAACAGCAGTTACGTTGCGATGGAAAAGTCGGTAAACTTCAGCAAATGCTGCGACACTTGCAGGAGGAGAAGAGTAACCTAAACACTGAATGTAGTATGAAAGCTTCAGCCTTAAATGCGTTGGAAGAAAAGTTTAAGCAGAAATGTGACGAATGTCAGCAAATGCGCGAAAAGATTACGCAACTTGAAATGCAGTTAGGATCATGTAACGAGGAAAATTCACAGATCGAG GATCGTTTAGAGAAATGCCGTTCTCATGGCTCGAAATTAGAAAATGAGAAACGTCATCTCCAAGAAGAGTTAGCCAAAGCAGAGGGTCGTGCCGCGAAGTTGGACTTGCAACGTGTCGCCATGGAGGGTGATATAAATCGCCTGCAGATGGCTCTGCAAGAAAAGGACTGCCAGGTACGGCAAGCACAAGAACGACTAGACAACCAAAATAGAGCAATGGTACAATTAGAGGAACGTTGTACTTCACTTAAGACGACAGTGGATCAAATGAAAGATCGCCTGCAAAAGACAGCTGTCACAGAAACGGAACTGCGTGGGGAAATAAAAGTGCTGAACAAGGAACTCTCTGAACAAGGACATTGTTCTCAAACAAATGAagagaaactaaaattattacaaaaacaatcacAAGCAGCGGAAAATGAGAAACGTATTCTCGCTGAACGTTTGGATAACGCTCAAGGCAATTTGAATGAGTTACGACGCAGCCAACAGGCACAATTAGATCGTATTCAGAGATTGCAGGAGCAGGTTACCGACATGGAAGTGCAACGTTCAGCTTTGGAGTCACAATTGCGCATTGCTAAATGGAATCAAGAGACAGGCGATAGTGGCGGTATAACGGCGAATGCCGACAAACGTGAGGAGGAAGAGCTCAATCGACAATTGAAATCGTCACAAAGAGAAAAATCCGAATTACGTAACAAATTACAAACTCTACAAGATAAAGTTAAGCAATTAGAGTCGGATCGCAAGAGTAAGTTTTCGGGTGCTGGTGGAATAACAGCTTATGATCGTGCAGAAAAAACTACTTCGTTCTATGATTCTGGAGATTACGACTCGAATCGAATGGAAAACGCTCAAGGTTCATATAGTTGTGGACTTGATCATGCCGTTATTGAGCAAGAGTCTCGTGATTTACGTTTGAAAGTGCGACGTTTAGAGACACTCTTGGCGGAAAAGGAGTCCGAATTAGCAAGACTAAAGGCACGCGTACATGACAGTGCCAAGTGTGGGGAAGGTGGATTAGATGCAGAGCGCTATCGTTCTGCTCAATTGCATGCTGAGAAGTTATTAGATGCTCGTGAACAGTCCCATCGACAGCAGGTGTTGCGTTTGGAAAATCAG atatCTATGTTGCGTGAGCAATTGGCACAAGAGGCCAAACGACGTCAACAATACATTTTGCGTAGTTCTAAAGCCAATCGCGAAATGCAACACTTACGAAATACATTGGGCGATTCGTTACGACACGTTTCCCAACATCCTTTAGATCCCAATTTGTTAGAAAGCGAGTCTAGGCG CTTGGACAACGCCGTTTCTATGAGCCTGCCACCATCAACATGTCGAGATTACGATCAATAA
- the LOC120769255 gene encoding uncharacterized protein LOC120769255 has protein sequence MAIDILKKQEQARQIRYSRSKFRRINSLDQIPEDPGQEQLAHSTNTNTNPALGHQSQLVRRSPRTISASMRQVLLFWPQLLINLTFTIIRFILYIPLSIAAPSFWLSALLWIFWKFVRIPVAFIKWMLNVDSLMDVSTDGPQHHRRTVLISCGSTIQTLHLARNFYSSGSRVVVFEFEGLFGLARFSTAVDKFYIVPRPSPNNVDSYITALCQIVSKEKPSVYIPVCATSPAYYDALAKQHLELLGCASFIPGMNETNVLDDCLEFFKKCTAHNIVVPPHSVLTSPNDLQQLYENNFISNFRNILMAVGFQGLVERFKYLLPNNRVEFKFNHEISENEKWIVIRDLPGEHYITCTTVKDSRVVSNVTCKVERETKNLIPVTPLHAHGSPVVSDEAQIDFWLKTFFAKVRFQRSINGHMSFRLIKCQGTTQFIPLGVRVGVSLPYICYNRSHAQVLCRTMKCIHRRQLSFTSPDEESALGALTANFRWSSIERSTPTTVLDKREALFAYWDPLPYCAYYHFQLPLKSVKTFLQRRHRSTKTLSPRITMPVH, from the coding sequence atgGCGATCGATATTTTAAAGAAACAGGAACAAGCACGTCAAATTCGTTATTCACGATCAAAATTTCGCCGCATCAACTCTTTGGATCAAATACCTGAAGATCCTGGCCAGGAACAGCTCGCGCATTCAACCAATACCAATACGAATCCAGCTTTGGGTCATCAATCACAACTGGTGCGCCGATCACCGCGTACGATTTCTGCTTCTATGCGACAAGTTTTACTCTTTTGGCCACAATTGCTGATCAATTTAACTTTTACGATCATACGGTTTATCCTTTATATACCGCTATCGATAGCGGCACCCAGTTTTTGGTTGTCAGCTTTATTGTGGATCTTTTGGAAGTTCGTTCGTATACCTGTGGCTTTCATTAAGTGGATGTTAAATGTCGACTCTTTGATGGATGTATCAACGGATGGCCCGCAACATCATAGACGCACTGTACTAATTAGTTGTGGAAGTACAATTCAAACATTACATCTGGCACGTAATTTTTATTCCTCCGGTTCTCGTGTGGTGGTGTTCGAGTTCGAAGGACTCTTTGGACTGGCACGTTTCTCCACCGCCGTCGACAAATTCTACATAGTCCCACGACCAAGCCCAAATAATGTAGACAGCTATATAACTGCTTTGTGTCAGATTGTTAGCAAGGAGAAGCCTTCAGTTTATATACCGGTTTGCGCAACGAGTCCTGCCTATTACGATGCACTTGCTAAACAACATTTGGAACTACTCGGCTGTGCCAGTTTCATACCGGGTATGAATGAGACCAACGTTTTAGACGattgtttggaatttttcaaaaaatgtacagCTCATAATATTGTTGTGCCACCCCACTCTGTACTCACTTCCCCAAACGATCTTCAGCAATTGTATGAGAACAATTTCATCAGCAATTTTCGAAATATCCTAATGGCGGTGGGTTTTCAAGGCTTAGTTGAACGTTTCAAATACTTACTACCAAATAATAGAGTGGAATTCAAATTTAATCATGaaataagtgaaaatgaaaagtgGATTGTGATACGCGATTTGCCGGGTGAACATTATATTACTTGCACAACCGTCAAAGACTCACGAGTTGTTTCGAATGTTACTTGTAAAGTAGAGCGTGAAACGAAAAATTTGATACCTGTAACGCCATTACATGCACATGGTAGCCCCGTAGTGTCCGACGAAGCTCAAATTGATTTTTGGCTGAAAACATTTTTCGCCAAAGTGCGCTTCCAGCGTAGCATCAATGGGCACATGAGCTTTCGTCTGATTAAGTGTCAAGGCACAACGCAGTTCATTCCACTCGGTGTACGTGTCGGTGTCTCATTGCCATATATCTGCTATAATCGATCTCACGCTCAAGTACTCTGCCGCACTATGAAATGCATTCATCGAAGACAATTAAGTTTTACAAGTCCAGATGAGGAGTCGGCACTCGGTGCGTTGACAGCTAATTTCCGCTGGAGCTCTATTGAACGCTCCACTCCGACCACAGTACTAGATAAGAGGGAAGCTCTATTCGCCTATTGGGATCCATTGCCATATTGTGCTTACTACCATTTCCAATTGCCTCTTAAATCCGTCAAGACGTTTTTGCAACGGCGCC